The bacterium HR11 DNA segment CATCAGCAGGACCGTCAGGCCGACCGAGGTCCATTGAAGCCGCCGTTTCAAGCTCTCGTAGCCCTCCAGGGAGAGGCCCGTCACGATACCCCCCATGAAGTCCTCGGGCCCCAACACGAACAGGGGGTGGTAGTAGAGGATGTAAGGCGTCCCGTCTTGCACGGCTCGGGCCTCGTGGGGCGTCTTCTCCCGCCGGAGCTCGGCCCACATCGGTTCCGGCAAGGGGCGTCCCTCCATCGAGGCGTCCGTCGAGGCGACGACCCGCCCGGCCTCGTTGACGACGTGGACGAACGACAGGACCGAGGTCGCCCGCAGGTCCTGGACCGCTCGGCGGACGTCCTCTGCCTGACCGATCAGGAGGGCATTGCTGATACGGTTGGCGACGCCGTGGACCGAAAGTCGCAGGATCAGGCCGTACCGCTGACGGACCTCCGCATCGTACCGACGGGCCTGCCGATTCAGGAGAAACCCGATGCTCAGGCTCCCGACCAGGGAAATCAATACGGTTGAAAGGATGAGTTGGGTCCGTACGGACATGGGCAAACTCCCTGAGGGACAGTCAGGCAATAAACCGAGCCGTTCGGCTCCTGAGAAGGATGGGCAGGTCGGCAGTCGGCAGATAGGCGGTCGCCAGGTCGGGCAGGAGGCATCCCCACATCCATCTCCCGAACACCGGCAGTGATGCCGGTGTCAGCCTTAGAGAGCCGGCAGTCATGCCAGTGTCAACCTCGGAGAACCGCCAGTGATGGCGGTGTCGACCTCACGAACCAGGAGTCATCCCGGTGTCAACCCCAGCGGGCCAGCCCCCATGCTAAGGTTTGTAGTGGTGCAATTCATTACGCGTCTCATGCGGTGCGGCGATGAATCGCCGCACTACCAACCCAGGCATCCCATACGGCAAAGCGACAGGGTATTTGCTCTATGCCCTTTGCCCTATGCTCTTTGCCAGCTCACGACGCTCGATTACCCCACTTCCAGTCCCTCAAACCGCTCGATGGCCTCTTCGACCCGTCGGACGGACAAGACCCGAAGGCCGGCTGGGGCCCGACCGGACGGCAGGGGGGCCGTAAAGCAGGTCTCGACGCCCAGACGGGCCAGGGCCTGGAGGCGCTGTTCCATGTAAGGCACGGGCCGGACCTCGCCGGTCAGGGCCAGCTCGCCCATGGCGGCCCACCGCACGGGTACCGGCCGGTTGCCGTACGAGCTGGCCATCGCCAGCGCCACGGCCAGGTCCAGGGCCGGGTCCCGAGACTGAAAGCCGGCCGTCAGCTTGGCGTAGACGTCGAATCGGGAGAGGGGATACCCCAGCCGCCGCTCCAGGATGGCGCTCACGATGTGAAGCCGTCCCAGGTCGATGCCCAGGGCCGTCCGGCGGCCGGCCGCATAGACCGTCGGGGCGACCAGGGCCTGGACCTCGATGATCAGCGTCCGGGCCCCCTCCATGATGGGACAGAGGACGGCGCCGACCCGGGCTTGCAGAGCCTCCATGTCGAGCCACATCAGCGACGGGTTCGGGACTTCCCGGAGGCCCTGCTCGGTCATCTCGAAGATGCCGACCTCCTGGACGGGGCCGAAGCGGTTCTTGACGGCCCGCAGGATCCGAAAGCTGTAGTAACGGTCGCCCTCAAAGTACAGGACGCCGTCGACCATGTGCTCCAACAGCTTCGGGCCCGCCAGGAAGCCTTCCTTCGTCACGTGGCCGACGAACAGGAGGGCCATCTTATTTTGCTTGGCCCGCTGGATCAGGGCCAGCCCGCACTCCCGAATCTGCCGGACGGTCCCCGGCGGGGACGGCCAGT contains these protein-coding regions:
- the radA gene encoding DNA repair protein RadA; this encodes MVRLKKQYVCQNCGYVATKWLGRCPACQTWDAFEEVVSTPPTKAETAAAEAARAAVQRLDQVTTAARWVSGLGEWDRVIGGGLLPGSVYLIGGDPGIGKSTLMLQVLDRYLALPLSCLYVAGEESAEQIRQRAERLGLNLQDLLVFPDACLEDVLAVLDSGRFDVVVVDSIQMMYTRNWPSPPGTVRQIRECGLALIQRAKQNKMALLFVGHVTKEGFLAGPKLLEHMVDGVLYFEGDRYYSFRILRAVKNRFGPVQEVGIFEMTEQGLREVPNPSLMWLDMEALQARVGAVLCPIMEGARTLIIEVQALVAPTVYAAGRRTALGIDLGRLHIVSAILERRLGYPLSRFDVYAKLTAGFQSRDPALDLAVALAMASSYGNRPVPVRWAAMGELALTGEVRPVPYMEQRLQALARLGVETCFTAPLPSGRAPAGLRVLSVRRVEEAIERFEGLEVG